One genomic segment of Clostridium estertheticum subsp. estertheticum includes these proteins:
- a CDS encoding P-II family nitrogen regulator yields MKEITAIIRMDMVNKTKEALLKIAVPSMTAIRVMGRGKKKIAYELFQNAFSEDEGLPPIIAEQLSEMHRLMPKRMIILVVEDKDVQNTVKTIIEVNQNGNPGNGKIFVATINDVVTVRTGKTGIEAI; encoded by the coding sequence ATGAAGGAAATAACAGCTATCATTCGAATGGATATGGTTAATAAAACAAAAGAAGCTCTTCTTAAAATAGCAGTTCCTTCTATGACTGCAATAAGGGTTATGGGAAGAGGAAAGAAAAAAATAGCTTATGAATTATTTCAAAATGCATTTAGTGAGGATGAAGGACTACCTCCAATAATCGCTGAGCAATTGTCTGAGATGCACAGATTAATGCCAAAGAGAATGATAATACTAGTTGTAGAGGATAAAGATGTACAAAATACAGTAAAAACTATTATAGAAGTAAATCAAAACGGAAATCCAGGAAATGGAAAGATATTTGTAGCTACGATAAATGATGTGGTTACAGTAAGAACCGGAAAAACTGGAATAGAAGCTATTTAA
- the nifD gene encoding nitrogenase molybdenum-iron protein alpha chain, translated as MKEFMDKVLEKYPAKTFKNRKQHIVIKKAEDDLLSITANTRTIPGMITSRGCCYAGCKGVILGPIKDMVHIVHGPIGCSYYTWGTRRNKAKTEPGGQNYIEYCFSTDMQESDIIFGGEKKLRQAIKEAVEIFHPTAITISATCPVGLIGDDINAVAAEAEKLYGIQVLAFNCEGYKGVSQSAGHHIANNNLMRSVIGTGTKAPTKKHSINLLGEYNIGGDGWEVERVFKKIGYEVVCVMTGDGSYEDIKNAHTADVNLVQCHRSINYIAEMMETKYGIPWIKVNFIGVSGITETLRNVALYFDDKDLIEKTEKVIAEEIAAIEGQMQYYKTRLEGKTAFLYVGGSRSHHYQTLLHDLGIETVVSGYEFAHRDDYEGREVIPDIKLDADSKNIEHLTVEKDEKKYRTIISPQRYEKLKNEIPLAKYDGLIKDMKKDAVIIDDLNHFETEQLIKHLKPDMFFSGIKDKYVVQKMGVTSKQLHSYDYSGPYAGFRGAVVFARELTSGVHTPAWRYVTPPWKVEPLLEGKVIGGDE; from the coding sequence ATGAAAGAATTTATGGATAAAGTGCTTGAAAAATATCCTGCAAAAACATTTAAAAACAGAAAACAACATATAGTTATTAAAAAAGCGGAGGATGATTTATTATCAATTACAGCGAATACTAGAACAATTCCAGGGATGATAACAAGCAGGGGATGTTGTTATGCAGGCTGTAAGGGCGTTATACTCGGGCCAATAAAGGATATGGTTCATATAGTTCATGGACCTATCGGGTGTTCTTATTATACTTGGGGAACAAGGAGAAATAAGGCGAAAACTGAACCAGGAGGTCAAAACTATATAGAATATTGTTTTTCAACAGATATGCAAGAAAGCGATATTATATTTGGTGGTGAAAAGAAATTAAGACAAGCAATAAAAGAAGCAGTAGAGATATTCCATCCGACTGCCATAACAATTTCAGCTACATGCCCAGTAGGACTAATTGGTGATGATATAAATGCAGTAGCGGCTGAAGCAGAAAAGCTTTATGGAATTCAAGTTTTAGCTTTTAATTGTGAAGGATACAAAGGTGTAAGTCAGTCAGCTGGACATCATATCGCTAACAACAATTTAATGAGAAGTGTAATTGGTACAGGAACTAAAGCTCCTACTAAAAAACATTCTATAAATTTGTTAGGTGAGTATAATATTGGCGGAGATGGCTGGGAAGTTGAAAGAGTATTCAAAAAAATAGGTTATGAAGTAGTATGTGTAATGACCGGTGATGGTAGTTATGAGGACATAAAAAATGCTCATACAGCTGATGTTAATTTAGTTCAATGTCATAGATCTATAAATTATATAGCTGAAATGATGGAGACAAAATACGGAATACCTTGGATAAAAGTTAATTTTATAGGTGTTAGTGGAATTACTGAGACTTTAAGAAATGTAGCGCTTTATTTTGATGATAAAGATCTTATAGAAAAAACAGAAAAGGTAATTGCAGAGGAAATTGCTGCAATAGAAGGACAAATGCAATATTATAAAACAAGACTTGAAGGAAAAACAGCATTTTTATATGTTGGAGGTTCAAGGTCCCATCATTATCAAACGCTTCTTCATGACTTAGGTATTGAAACTGTAGTTTCAGGTTATGAATTTGCCCACAGAGATGATTATGAGGGTCGCGAAGTTATTCCTGATATAAAACTTGATGCAGACAGTAAGAACATTGAGCACTTAACAGTTGAAAAAGACGAAAAGAAATATAGAACTATTATATCTCCGCAGAGATATGAAAAACTCAAAAATGAAATACCTTTAGCTAAGTATGACGGCCTTATAAAAGATATGAAGAAAGATGCTGTAATAATTGATGATTTAAACCATTTTGAAACAGAGCAATTAATTAAACATTTAAAACCTGACATGTTTTTCTCGGGAATTAAAGATAAGTATGTAGTGCAAAAGATGGGGGTAACGTCAAAGCAATTACATTCATATGATTATTCAGGACCGTATGCAGGATTCAGAGGAGCAGTAGTTTTTGCAAGAGAGCTTACATCGGGAGTACATACTCCTGCATGGAGATATGTTACCCCACCGTGGAAAGTAGAACCACTATTAGAAGGAAAAGTTATTGGAGGTGATGAGTAA
- the anfO gene encoding Fe-only nitrogenase accessory protein AnfO, protein MEIAVFQDASGKTESIVEPGIIKVYAGSKGTWKITKEIIFRIDNITGIKEIRGNIIKMAEELGNCKVFVGREIKGMTYNILDGMGFNTWELEGNPMELLEFVFEKEMVEAKLIKLERLDDLKPIIQKVKDGHYYVNLRKIQKNNESFTSKSILIPFLITTIFYQLEIICGHIPPWFNSEFEKLNLKMETTHISQSEIKVMVYPDICKE, encoded by the coding sequence ATGGAGATAGCAGTATTTCAAGATGCTTCTGGTAAAACAGAATCTATAGTTGAACCAGGTATAATTAAAGTTTACGCGGGAAGCAAGGGCACATGGAAAATAACTAAGGAGATTATCTTTAGAATAGATAATATAACTGGGATAAAAGAAATTAGAGGCAACATTATAAAAATGGCAGAAGAATTAGGTAATTGCAAAGTTTTTGTTGGGAGAGAAATAAAAGGGATGACCTACAATATTCTTGATGGAATGGGATTTAATACTTGGGAACTAGAAGGTAACCCGATGGAATTATTAGAGTTTGTATTTGAAAAAGAAATGGTCGAAGCAAAGTTAATAAAGCTGGAAAGATTAGATGATTTGAAACCTATTATTCAAAAGGTTAAGGATGGACATTATTATGTAAATCTAAGGAAAATTCAGAAAAATAATGAAAGCTTTACTTCGAAGAGTATATTGATACCATTTTTGATTACTACAATTTTTTATCAATTAGAGATAATTTGTGGTCATATACCACCCTGGTTCAATTCTGAATTTGAAAAGTTGAATTTAAAAATGGAAACGACTCATATTAGTCAAAGTGAAATTAAAGTAATGGTTTATCCTGATATTTGCAAGGAATAG
- a CDS encoding 2Fe-2S ferredoxin — MIKPEFHVFVCTSSRINGTQKGYCHSNDSTEIVTNFIEAIEENDISDKVMVTNSGCLGLCNEGQIVIVYPEGTWYGKVTPDDVDEIVQSHLINGDIVKRLEI, encoded by the coding sequence ATGATAAAACCAGAATTTCACGTTTTTGTCTGTACGAGTTCTAGAATAAATGGAACTCAAAAGGGATATTGTCATTCTAATGATTCCACTGAAATTGTAACAAATTTTATAGAAGCTATTGAGGAAAATGATATTAGTGATAAAGTAATGGTAACTAATTCAGGATGCCTTGGATTATGTAATGAGGGGCAAATAGTTATTGTATATCCTGAAGGCACCTGGTATGGAAAAGTAACACCAGACGATGTGGATGAAATTGTGCAGTCACATTTGATAAATGGAGATATAGTAAAAAGACTAGAAATATGA
- the nifB gene encoding nitrogenase cofactor biosynthesis protein NifB: protein MEIRNSVNLSVNPCKMCMPLGGVMALKGIEESMVILHGSQGCSTYIRRHMATHYNEPIDIASSSLTEDGTIYGGAKNLKLGLKNIIKLYNPKIIGVLTTCLAETIGEDIGRIIIEFQEENPETRDIKIIPISTPAYSGTQAEGYYKTLRRLVEYLSMGDIKTKKINIIAANINPGDIRLLKSILDLFKVEYTILPDVSETLDAGYNKKYNKVPEGGTSLRDIALMGGAVATIEMDCSAEIGSTAGDYLFETFGVPIFKCAVPIGLKATDVFINLISQISGKPVPKVLEKQRSRYLDGIIDSHKYNGEGRAIIFGEPEIVYAVTSLCVENGITPLLIATGSKNKILKGKLKELTKDLDNQPIIIDDTDFEIIEKHAKELKANLLIGDSNGRRIEKKLGIKLIRIGFPIHDRVGAQRAVNVGYYGSLRFLDEITNSILERKERGYRRDMYDKYYDNGKDEDKSNAQAQVKKIISMEEKTKSHPCFNGCAHDNARIHIPVAPNCNISCNYCSRKFDCVNESRPGVTSSILSPVQALERFKEFKGKLKNLTVVGIAGPGDALANFDVVKESIQLIKKESPDITFCLSTNGLMLPFYANEILELGVSHITITINTVDPKIGVKLYKEINYLGVKYTEIDGATILLQNQLSGLRYLTSKGLICKVNIVYVKGVNDIGIEDTVKKVKECGAFMTNIMPMINAPGSVFEDIKTVNNEDLLAMRKKCEIDLKQMYHCKQCRADAVGTLGNDISQTAGAIKSSATDEVKPIRFAVASKSGLNVDQHFGHAQEFYIYDFTNGDATFIEKRKIPKFCTGAEDCDDSHEDKIDYIIKTIDDCSGVLALRIGDIPKQKLENKNIEVYLLCDEIRNGIRKIVGEAVS, encoded by the coding sequence ATGGAAATCAGAAATTCGGTGAATTTGAGTGTTAATCCTTGTAAGATGTGTATGCCACTTGGTGGTGTGATGGCACTTAAAGGAATTGAAGAAAGTATGGTAATTCTTCATGGATCTCAAGGGTGTAGCACATATATTAGGCGCCACATGGCAACTCATTATAATGAACCAATTGATATTGCATCGTCTTCACTTACTGAAGATGGAACAATTTATGGTGGTGCTAAAAACTTAAAATTAGGACTTAAAAATATAATTAAATTATATAATCCCAAAATTATTGGCGTTCTAACAACTTGCCTTGCAGAAACTATCGGAGAGGATATTGGACGTATAATTATAGAATTTCAAGAGGAGAATCCTGAAACTAGAGATATTAAGATTATTCCAATATCAACACCTGCATATTCTGGTACCCAAGCTGAAGGCTATTATAAAACACTTAGAAGACTCGTTGAATATTTAAGCATGGGTGATATAAAAACTAAAAAAATTAATATAATTGCTGCTAATATAAATCCAGGAGACATAAGGTTATTAAAAAGTATTTTAGATCTCTTTAAGGTAGAATACACAATATTACCAGATGTATCAGAGACATTGGATGCAGGCTACAATAAAAAGTATAATAAAGTTCCAGAGGGTGGTACTAGTCTTCGTGATATAGCTTTAATGGGAGGAGCCGTCGCAACAATAGAGATGGATTGTAGCGCTGAAATCGGATCTACTGCTGGAGATTATTTGTTTGAAACTTTTGGAGTCCCAATATTTAAGTGTGCAGTGCCAATAGGGTTAAAGGCAACAGATGTATTTATTAATTTAATATCACAAATCAGTGGAAAACCAGTGCCTAAGGTATTAGAAAAGCAGCGGAGTCGTTACCTTGATGGAATAATTGATTCACACAAATATAATGGAGAAGGACGAGCTATTATTTTTGGAGAACCGGAAATTGTGTATGCAGTTACATCATTATGTGTTGAAAATGGAATAACACCACTACTTATAGCCACTGGTTCTAAAAATAAAATTTTAAAAGGTAAATTAAAAGAACTTACAAAAGATCTTGATAATCAACCTATTATTATTGATGATACTGATTTTGAAATTATTGAAAAACATGCAAAAGAGCTTAAGGCGAATTTATTAATTGGTGATTCCAATGGAAGACGGATCGAGAAAAAATTAGGAATCAAATTAATAAGAATCGGATTCCCAATTCATGATAGAGTTGGTGCTCAAAGGGCAGTTAATGTGGGATATTATGGTTCACTAAGATTTTTAGATGAAATCACTAATTCTATATTAGAAAGAAAAGAAAGGGGCTATAGGCGAGATATGTATGATAAATATTATGATAACGGAAAAGATGAAGATAAGTCTAATGCTCAGGCGCAGGTTAAAAAGATAATCAGTATGGAGGAAAAAACAAAAAGTCACCCATGTTTTAATGGCTGCGCACATGATAATGCAAGGATACACATTCCAGTAGCTCCAAATTGTAATATAAGTTGTAATTATTGTAGTCGTAAATTTGATTGTGTAAATGAGAGTAGACCTGGAGTTACAAGCTCAATATTATCTCCAGTTCAGGCCTTGGAAAGATTCAAAGAATTCAAAGGTAAACTTAAAAATCTTACAGTTGTTGGGATAGCGGGCCCTGGAGATGCATTAGCTAATTTTGATGTAGTTAAAGAATCCATCCAACTAATAAAGAAAGAAAGTCCTGATATAACGTTTTGCTTATCTACTAATGGATTAATGTTACCTTTTTATGCAAATGAAATATTAGAACTTGGTGTTTCACATATTACTATTACTATAAACACAGTAGATCCAAAGATTGGAGTTAAGCTTTATAAGGAGATTAACTATCTTGGGGTGAAGTATACGGAGATTGATGGAGCAACTATTTTACTACAAAATCAGCTCTCGGGTCTTAGATATCTTACGTCGAAAGGACTTATTTGCAAGGTAAACATCGTTTATGTAAAAGGTGTTAATGATATTGGAATTGAGGATACTGTTAAAAAGGTTAAAGAGTGTGGAGCATTTATGACAAATATTATGCCTATGATAAATGCACCAGGAAGTGTTTTTGAAGACATTAAAACGGTAAATAATGAAGACTTGCTCGCTATGAGAAAGAAATGCGAAATAGATCTTAAACAAATGTATCATTGTAAACAGTGTAGAGCAGATGCTGTAGGAACTCTTGGAAATGATATATCTCAAACAGCAGGAGCGATAAAATCTTCCGCTACGGATGAAGTTAAACCAATTAGATTTGCAGTGGCATCTAAATCAGGACTTAATGTGGATCAGCATTTTGGACATGCGCAGGAGTTTTATATATATGATTTTACAAATGGTGATGCAACATTTATTGAAAAGAGAAAAATACCTAAATTTTGTACAGGTGCAGAGGATTGTGATGATAGTCATGAAGATAAGATAGATTATATAATAAAAACAATTGATGACTGCTCTGGGGTTCTTGCTCTTAGAATTGGAGATATACCTAAACAGAAACTTGAAAATAAAAATATAGAAGTATATCTATTATGTGATGAAATTAGAAATGGAATTAGAAAAATAGTAGGGGAGGCAGTGTCATGA
- a CDS encoding homocitrate synthase, with the protein MYKIVDTTLRDGEQMAGVELGFDDKIEFAKIIDSKDVYQIEAGTPAMGGDEKKSIEQLMSLGLKSKVSAWNRMNISDIKHSIDCRVDIVHISVPVSDIQIKWKLGRNRVWVINEMKRSVYYAKEKGYEVVVGLEDASRTSIEFLIHIIREAKELGVQRVRYADTVGILYPDKIYKQIKQIKKNIDISIEFHAHNDFGMAVANSVSAVMAGAEFVDSTFGGIGERAGNCDYVKLINALDKNNNLV; encoded by the coding sequence ATGTATAAAATAGTTGATACTACATTAAGAGATGGTGAACAAATGGCAGGCGTTGAGCTAGGTTTTGATGACAAGATTGAATTTGCTAAAATTATAGATTCAAAAGATGTATATCAAATAGAAGCTGGCACTCCTGCCATGGGTGGGGATGAAAAAAAAAGCATTGAACAATTAATGAGTCTAGGGTTAAAAAGTAAGGTTTCTGCATGGAATAGGATGAATATAAGTGATATAAAACATTCTATTGATTGCAGGGTAGATATTGTGCATATATCAGTTCCTGTATCTGATATACAAATAAAATGGAAACTTGGGAGAAATAGAGTCTGGGTTATTAATGAAATGAAGCGGAGCGTTTATTATGCTAAAGAAAAGGGCTACGAGGTTGTGGTTGGTCTTGAGGATGCTTCAAGAACATCAATCGAGTTTTTAATTCATATTATAAGGGAAGCTAAAGAACTTGGCGTACAGCGTGTTAGATATGCAGATACTGTTGGAATACTGTATCCAGATAAAATATATAAACAAATTAAACAAATCAAAAAAAACATTGATATTTCTATTGAGTTTCATGCACACAACGATTTTGGTATGGCTGTGGCAAATTCTGTTTCTGCAGTTATGGCTGGGGCAGAATTTGTAGATTCTACATTTGGAGGAATAGGAGAAAGGGCAGGTAATTGTGATTATGTTAAGTTAATAAATGCCTTAGATAAAAATAATAATTTAGTATAA
- the nifE gene encoding nitrogenase iron-molybdenum cofactor biosynthesis protein NifE, which yields MKTELLKEREDSVCYNSKNKGKKMKCDGNSVSGSVSQRACVYAGARVVLNPITDAFHLVHGPIGCAAYTWDIRGSLTSDSENYRNSYSTDIREKDVIFGGEKKLAAAIDEIVVAHSPKVIFVYSTCIVGVIGDDIDAVCRMAESKYNIRVIPVKAPGFSGNKAVGYRAACNAILNLMGENNEPKVLGINILGDFNLAGEMWIIKNYFKRMGVKVVARITGDSTTDEIKKAPTASLNIVQCAGSMHYLANQMTEKFGIPYINVSFLGLADIKASLTNVAQLSKDKKIIKRTKELIETEEKQIEETLAYYKRRLIGKKVAIYVGGGFKAISLIKQFRELGMETVMVGTQTGKEEDYDIIKKITNEGTVILDDTNPAELERFILEKNADILVGGVKERPLAYKLGIAFCDHNHERKHALAGFEGAVNFAKEVDLTINSPVWKLI from the coding sequence ATGAAAACAGAATTACTTAAAGAAAGAGAAGACTCAGTTTGTTATAACTCTAAAAACAAAGGAAAAAAGATGAAGTGTGATGGCAATAGCGTATCTGGCTCTGTAAGTCAAAGGGCTTGTGTGTACGCGGGTGCAAGGGTTGTATTAAATCCCATAACAGATGCGTTTCATTTGGTTCATGGACCTATTGGATGCGCTGCCTATACTTGGGATATAAGAGGAAGTCTAACTAGTGATTCTGAAAATTACAGAAATAGTTACTCCACGGATATAAGAGAAAAAGATGTTATATTTGGGGGAGAGAAAAAACTTGCTGCTGCTATCGATGAGATAGTAGTAGCACATTCCCCTAAAGTAATATTTGTATATTCAACTTGTATTGTGGGTGTAATTGGTGATGATATTGATGCAGTCTGTAGAATGGCAGAAAGCAAATATAATATTCGAGTTATTCCAGTTAAAGCACCTGGGTTTTCAGGAAATAAAGCAGTAGGATATAGAGCCGCTTGCAATGCAATATTAAATCTTATGGGTGAGAATAATGAGCCAAAGGTTTTAGGAATAAATATTTTAGGTGATTTTAATTTAGCCGGAGAAATGTGGATTATTAAAAATTATTTTAAAAGAATGGGTGTTAAAGTAGTTGCAAGAATCACAGGTGATAGCACAACTGATGAGATTAAAAAGGCACCAACAGCTAGTCTAAATATAGTGCAGTGTGCTGGATCTATGCATTACCTTGCAAATCAAATGACTGAAAAATTTGGAATACCATATATTAATGTTAGTTTTTTAGGACTTGCGGATATTAAGGCATCTTTAACAAATGTAGCGCAGTTAAGTAAGGACAAAAAAATTATAAAAAGAACAAAGGAACTAATTGAAACTGAAGAGAAACAAATTGAAGAAACATTAGCTTATTACAAAAGGAGACTAATAGGTAAGAAGGTTGCTATATATGTAGGTGGTGGATTTAAAGCTATTTCACTTATTAAACAATTTAGAGAACTTGGAATGGAAACTGTTATGGTAGGAACTCAAACTGGTAAGGAAGAGGACTACGATATTATAAAAAAAATAACTAATGAGGGAACGGTAATTTTAGATGATACCAATCCAGCAGAACTTGAAAGATTTATACTTGAGAAAAATGCAGATATTTTAGTTGGAGGAGTTAAAGAAAGACCGCTTGCTTACAAACTTGGAATTGCATTTTGTGATCATAATCATGAAAGAAAACATGCACTAGCGGGATTTGAAGGAGCTGTTAACTTTGCAAAGGAAGTAGATTTAACAATCAATAGTCCAGTTTGGAAACTTATATAA
- a CDS encoding homocitrate synthase/isopropylmalate synthase family protein, with translation MSIIINGKETYIIDRTLMNITKKRFNENEVHEFTMNLRRIGVDFFEVDERTFNIVRPLITSEVFIFRIDKISQLEICKRNGIEYILVKEEDLEFFNIKCIEENYNFKIILEIDINSYKSNFMNKINKNIDKFFCLRFKGESNWLTYDYIQEKYNVKTNIYASDKFSMATAACFQAIIKGIDYITTAFCGRDGTYGTTPLEEILVSTKVILGEEVNEDISVLSVMRLQYEKITYSKIPNNKPVIGKDIFKYESGVHVAGIEKNPITYEPFKPEIVGMKRKLALGKHSGKNSIHAKLKELNIENKFMEAEISDILERVKSKSIKNKMELSDEDFIEICKGIKRVRYV, from the coding sequence ATGTCTATAATTATAAATGGAAAAGAAACTTATATTATTGATAGGACATTAATGAACATAACGAAAAAAAGATTTAATGAAAATGAAGTACATGAGTTCACGATGAATTTAAGAAGAATAGGGGTAGATTTCTTTGAGGTTGATGAGAGGACATTTAATATTGTAAGACCTCTGATAACATCAGAGGTTTTTATTTTTAGAATTGATAAAATTAGTCAATTGGAAATATGTAAAAGAAATGGTATAGAATATATTTTAGTTAAAGAAGAGGACTTAGAGTTTTTTAATATTAAATGTATTGAAGAAAATTATAACTTTAAAATTATATTAGAAATAGATATTAATTCTTATAAAAGCAATTTCATGAATAAGATTAATAAAAATATAGATAAATTTTTTTGCTTAAGATTTAAAGGCGAGAGTAACTGGTTAACTTACGATTATATACAAGAAAAATATAATGTAAAAACTAATATTTATGCTAGTGATAAATTTTCTATGGCAACAGCAGCATGTTTTCAGGCTATTATTAAAGGAATAGATTATATAACCACAGCTTTTTGTGGACGTGATGGGACTTATGGCACAACGCCACTGGAGGAAATATTAGTTTCTACAAAAGTTATTTTGGGTGAAGAAGTAAATGAAGATATTAGTGTTCTTAGCGTAATGAGGTTACAATACGAAAAAATAACCTACAGTAAGATACCTAACAATAAGCCCGTAATTGGTAAGGATATATTTAAATATGAATCTGGAGTACATGTGGCTGGCATTGAAAAAAATCCAATAACATATGAACCTTTTAAACCTGAAATTGTTGGAATGAAGCGTAAACTTGCTTTAGGTAAGCACTCAGGTAAAAATTCAATCCATGCTAAATTAAAAGAGCTTAATATAGAAAATAAATTTATGGAAGCAGAAATTTCAGATATTTTGGAGAGGGTTAAAAGTAAAAGCATAAAAAATAAAATGGAACTTTCAGATGAGGACTTTATAGAAATATGCAAAGGAATTAAGAGGGTACGTTATGTATAA
- the nifK gene encoding nitrogenase molybdenum-iron protein subunit beta: protein MLDLTTKDVVERKALRINPAKTCQPIGAMYAALGVHACLPHSHGSQGCCAFHRMQLTRHFKEPIMASTSAFTEGASVFGGGANLKTAIKNIFELYKPDIIAVHTTCLSETIGDDCKTMIFQAEGDIPEGKHVIHASTPSYVGSHITGFSSMVKAFVTYLSVNSGKENGKVNLLPGFVDPGDMRELKRILSVMGIDNILFPDTSGVLDAPMTGSFEMYPLGGTTVDEIIDAGNSKLSIALGSYSAEAAGIELEKKCKVPMKTLATPIGIEATDRLMTELSLFSNKDVPKSIEEERGQLVDLMLDSQAYFNGKKVAIYGDPDIVTSLAEFVISLGAIPKYVITGTPGETFVKEVNAMLEKNGIEGSTVKAAADLFELHQWMKNDPVDLLMGNTHGKFIARAEDVPFVRVGFPILDRYAHQYFPIVGYKGAIRLIEMMSNVILDKIDRTCPEEDFELVM from the coding sequence ATGTTAGATTTAACTACGAAAGATGTCGTTGAAAGAAAAGCTTTAAGAATTAATCCTGCAAAAACTTGTCAACCTATTGGGGCTATGTATGCAGCACTTGGTGTTCATGCATGTTTACCTCATAGTCATGGGTCCCAAGGATGTTGTGCTTTTCATAGAATGCAACTTACAAGGCATTTTAAAGAGCCAATAATGGCATCTACAAGTGCATTTACAGAAGGAGCATCGGTTTTCGGTGGAGGAGCAAATTTAAAAACTGCTATAAAAAATATATTTGAACTTTATAAACCGGATATAATAGCAGTTCATACTACTTGTTTATCAGAGACTATCGGTGATGATTGTAAAACAATGATTTTTCAAGCTGAGGGTGATATTCCAGAGGGTAAACATGTAATTCATGCTAGTACTCCAAGTTATGTAGGTTCACATATAACTGGATTCTCAAGTATGGTAAAAGCTTTTGTTACTTATTTATCTGTTAATAGCGGCAAAGAAAATGGAAAAGTTAATCTTTTACCAGGATTTGTAGATCCAGGTGATATGAGAGAATTAAAAAGGATTCTTAGTGTTATGGGAATTGACAATATTCTTTTCCCGGATACTAGTGGTGTTTTAGATGCACCTATGACAGGTTCTTTTGAAATGTATCCACTTGGTGGAACAACAGTTGATGAAATTATTGATGCTGGAAATTCAAAGCTATCAATAGCACTTGGTTCATATTCTGCCGAGGCTGCTGGGATAGAGCTAGAGAAAAAATGCAAAGTACCTATGAAAACTTTAGCTACTCCTATTGGAATTGAAGCTACAGATAGATTGATGACAGAACTATCTCTATTCTCAAATAAAGATGTTCCAAAATCTATAGAAGAAGAAAGAGGGCAACTAGTTGATTTAATGTTAGACAGTCAAGCTTATTTTAATGGTAAAAAAGTAGCTATTTATGGAGATCCAGATATAGTTACAAGTTTAGCCGAATTTGTAATAAGTCTAGGCGCTATTCCAAAGTATGTAATTACAGGAACACCAGGAGAGACTTTTGTAAAAGAGGTTAATGCAATGCTTGAAAAAAATGGTATAGAGGGATCTACAGTTAAGGCTGCAGCTGATTTATTTGAACTTCACCAATGGATGAAAAATGATCCAGTAGATTTATTAATGGGTAATACTCATGGTAAATTTATTGCAAGAGCAGAAGATGTTCCATTTGTAAGAGTTGGTTTCCCAATACTCGATAGATATGCACATCAGTATTTCCCAATAGTTGGATATAAGGGTGCTATTAGATTAATTGAAATGATGTCAAATGTCATATTAGATAAAATAGATAGAACATGTCCTGAGGAGGATTTTGAATTAGTAATGTAA